GATGGTCATTCGAATTGCAGGGCGATGGAACTTAAACTCTTTACCTGAAGGTTCGGCTTTGTCGCCAACAACCTTGAATAACTGAAATTCAACATTGAACACCGCAGATGAATTGAGAATCAGCGTTTGTGATACTTCAATTGGGTTCGTTAATTGGAATCGAAGCCATATAGCAGAATTACTTTGGCGAAGCTTGTAGGGACCAGCATGGGGTGGCTCAAATGTTCTCTTTAAAACGTCTTGTACATCCCAAGCCCGATCTGGATCCAACTGTTCTCTTTAAAACGTCTTGTACATCCCAAGCCCGATCTGGATCCAACAATACTTCCATTTGCTCAGATAGATTGATGGCGTAAGGAGTCTGCTCCGTAGGCAAGGTGATAGCCCAGCTAGAGCTGCTCCCGAAGACTAAGATTACCCATGAAAATGTTGTATACAGCATGCCGAGATGGTTTCGGCTCAATATGGCTTTCACAGATTGAAGGTCTTCCACCCTTTAGTGAAATCAAAAAGATACTGCTGTACTATAGATCGTCCAAGCTGTCTATAATCGTTAATCTTGGCTTTGAGGATTAATCATAGGATCGCCACTTTCCTCGCTATATCAGGGATCTGCCTTGGGCTCAGAAATTGTTAGTTGGTCTTACCAATCAAAATAGAGGTGCAAAATACCCAAGACATCTTTTAAGCTTCGCGCACCGCTTTCCGAGCGTTGCCAAAACTCCACTTGAATTCCTGGGATCGGATGAATGTCGACAAAAAGATTGTCCCGTTCACTTTGTATCGTATCATCTTCGTATTCTTCCTTCACAAAACCGAAGGTCACACCTCTGATTTGGGCAAAGGCAATGGTGTACTCAGTGATGGTAGACCCAGGATGGACAAATAGAGTGGTATCAGCCGGGGCTTCGGTTTTGGTATCAACCTTACGCCAGTTCCTTTCTGCATAGAGTATGGTCTTAAAGAAGTTAGCTCCGATACCAGCAGCCTTCATCTTGATTTTGTGATAGTCCGATTCGGTTTCCCAACCGCTGCCATTGAGGTGCCAACCAAATGAAACCCCTCGAACCCCACCGTGATAGCTGGTGCCTTTCTGGCGATTGGCTTCAATTTCGTAGGGATCACCTTCCATGATCGAATAGCGAAAGAACGGTACGTTAGGGGTCAGGCCAAACTCGAAGGAATCCGTTGTGGCAAACTGATCGAGTCCAATACGCTGCCGAATCCATAAGCTATGATTGGGACGTTTGATTCCGTACATGGGCGCACCCCGAGCATAGCGCAGATAGGTGGCGAGAGGCAGATTATCGACCATGACAGAATACTTTTCACGAAAGCGTCGATCGCCCTCGCTTACCACACGGAATAGGTTATCCTCAATGCGACCCAAGTATAGCGCGGTATAGGTAAGGTGAAGATAGCGGATTAAAGGGCGCAATCGAACAGTAAACTCTTGACCCATAGGGAAGGTGTGGCTTTCTCCGCCGTCTTTGCTCCATGACATAAACCGACCATCGTAGTGAAAATCTATAAAGCTTTGATCTTGCAGTGGATCGATGGGCTTTAAAAAGTGAACAAGTGACGACTGATCCTTGGCATAATAGGCTCCCCATTGATTGCGAGCGCCACCGCCTCCGGGATCGATGTGGCAACCTTGGCAATCTAGGGAGCAACGTCGATCGAGAAATGGCTTTTGGGAGCGGCCAGGATTATGACAACCACCACAATTCTCGGCTTCCCGAAGAGCGAGCAATGGCGTTGCGCGCAGGCTTTCGGCTAGTCCCACCCAACAGCTGATGATCAGCAGAAAAGTGGCTAGCGAGCGACTTGGAAATGGATAGACCTTCATGCTAAACTTCCCTTAGCTTATCAATTGCTGGGGTCACGAACATTATACTAGTATATCCCATCCTCTTCGCAATGTTGATTCTCGGTAGCCTTAGCGGGTGTAGCCTGGAATCTGAAGGCCTGCGCTCGATTCGCGCTCATAGCTACGGATTTCTAGGGATTGCTCATGCGGTTCCCATGAAAAAGGCTGAGCGTTACTGCCAGTACTGCCACGGTGAAAACCTGGTAGGTGGCGATCAAGGGGAACCATCTTGCTACCAATGCCACGGCCGTCGCTGGCGCGATGGAGACCCTTTCGAATCAGCGGCACCTGATGATCACACGGTGGTGAATGGCATTTATCGCCATCATCCAGACTTGGAAACTCCGCTCACCACCTGTGTCAATTGCCATGGCTCCAGTTTAGAGGGCAACGGCACCGATGATACCCCCAGTTGTTACCTGTGTCATGGGCAGCTATGGCCTTGAGCAAGGGGCCGTTGGTGTAAGCTGGCCCCAATCTTTCTAAGTTAGACTCTGCTTTTTTTCTTGAAGTCTTATCCACGTTTGCTAGGTTAGCCGCCTTAATATGAGGCCGAAGTGAGCGAACAAGACATCAAACATAAGATCACAGCCGTTTTTCATCAGCTATTTCAAGATTCTTATCAAACCACCCTGGTCGATCGTGGACATGAGCCTATCTACATTCCCAAGGCTAACGCTCAGGAACATCACCAAATTGTCTTCGCCCATGGGTTCTGGAACAGTGCCTTTCATGAGATTGCTCATTGGTGTGTAGCAGGGCCTGAACGTCGCTTACAAGAAGACTACGGCTATTGGTACCAGCCTGATGGCCGATCTCCCGAGCAACAAATGGCCTTTCAAAACGTTGAGATCAAGCCTCAAGCTCTTGAGTGGATTTTTACCAGCTGCGTCGATCGGGACTTCTACCTCAGTATTGATAATTTGAGTGGTGGAGGCAGCTACGACACATCCCAGTTTCGTCGCGATGTGCAGAGGCAAGCGCTGAGCTACATCGATCGAGGTCTACCAAAACGAGCTGCTCAATTCGCTCAGGGCCTTCAAAAG
This is a stretch of genomic DNA from Pseudobacteriovorax antillogorgiicola. It encodes these proteins:
- a CDS encoding elongation factor P hydroxylase; the protein is MSEQDIKHKITAVFHQLFQDSYQTTLVDRGHEPIYIPKANAQEHHQIVFAHGFWNSAFHEIAHWCVAGPERRLQEDYGYWYQPDGRSPEQQMAFQNVEIKPQALEWIFTSCVDRDFYLSIDNLSGGGSYDTSQFRRDVQRQALSYIDRGLPKRAAQFAQGLQKAFASSERFNAYWQRVRDENILPS